In Desulfobulbus oralis, one DNA window encodes the following:
- a CDS encoding precorrin-2 dehydrogenase/sirohydrochlorin ferrochelatase family protein: MYPITLNLRGRRCLVVGGGAVAERKVQGLLAAEAKVSLVSPDLSPALRELAQAGRIGWQQRAFVPEDAAGAFLIFAATNRPLVQQAVLRAAQEAGALVNVVDMPEACDFQVPAVLRRDGLLLSVATSGASPALAAVLRARLEREIGPEYAVLARLLAALRTPLLKLPLSGPAKKMLFQKMLDSDILQWLRDGRKQRAAAHVEAVFGHLLPVGRILDALPDAPWTDTNP, encoded by the coding sequence ATGTACCCCATTACTCTCAATCTGCGGGGCCGGCGCTGCCTGGTTGTGGGCGGGGGCGCCGTGGCGGAGCGCAAGGTGCAAGGCCTTTTGGCGGCGGAGGCCAAAGTTTCTCTGGTGAGCCCCGACCTGTCGCCGGCCCTTCGGGAGCTGGCGCAGGCGGGTCGCATCGGCTGGCAGCAGCGGGCCTTTGTGCCTGAGGATGCGGCCGGAGCCTTTCTGATCTTCGCCGCCACAAATCGCCCCCTGGTGCAGCAGGCGGTACTCCGGGCGGCGCAGGAAGCGGGGGCGCTGGTCAATGTGGTCGATATGCCCGAGGCCTGCGATTTTCAGGTGCCGGCCGTCCTGCGGCGGGACGGCCTGCTGCTCAGTGTCGCCACCTCGGGCGCGAGCCCGGCACTGGCGGCCGTTCTGCGGGCCCGGCTGGAGCGGGAAATCGGCCCCGAATATGCGGTGCTGGCCCGGCTCCTGGCTGCGCTGCGGACACCGCTCCTGAAACTTCCGCTGTCAGGCCCGGCAAAAAAGATGCTGTTTCAAAAAATGCTGGACAGCGATATACTCCAGTGGCTCCGGGATGGCCGGAAGCAACGGGCTGCAGCCCATGTCGAGGCAGTCTTCGGCCATCTGCTCCCGGTCGGGCGGATACTCGACGCTCTTCCCGACGCGCCCTGGACGGATACGAATCCATGA
- a CDS encoding IscA/HesB family protein, whose amino-acid sequence MFEVTETAASVLKDYFTQNKIEPVSPVRVTVMSGGCSGAALGLTLDQPGELDQVFEEGDLKFVIAQDLLEEVGAIKVDFVDAGYRSGFAITSEKPVPGAGGGCSSCGGSCGM is encoded by the coding sequence ATGTTTGAAGTGACTGAGACGGCGGCAAGTGTTCTCAAGGACTATTTTACCCAGAACAAGATCGAACCCGTTTCTCCAGTGCGGGTGACCGTGATGTCGGGCGGCTGCAGCGGCGCGGCGCTCGGTCTGACGCTGGATCAGCCGGGCGAGCTGGATCAGGTTTTTGAGGAGGGCGACCTCAAGTTCGTGATCGCCCAGGACCTGCTCGAGGAAGTTGGGGCCATCAAGGTGGATTTTGTCGATGCCGGCTATCGCTCGGGTTTTGCCATTACCAGTGAAAAGCCTGTGCCAGGCGCGGGCGGCGGCTGCAGCAGTTGCGGCGGTTCCTGCGGCATGTAG
- a CDS encoding endonuclease III domain-containing protein: MPRQAEQLRAIFDRLYAHFGPQGWWPGNSAFEVVVGAILTQNTNWKNVERAIANLKEAGLLAFSAMLALPPDLLAEYIRPAGYYRIKAQRLQNLLHMVAEEYGSLEDFLALPVGPLRERLLQVRGIGPETADAITLYAAEKPVFVVDAYTFRILLRHNLVDEDADYAGMQELFMDSLPPDTKLYGEYHALLVQLGKQFCKKTKPDCEHCPLRGL, from the coding sequence ATGCCCAGGCAGGCGGAACAGTTGCGCGCCATCTTCGACCGCCTGTACGCGCACTTCGGCCCCCAGGGCTGGTGGCCCGGCAACAGCGCCTTCGAGGTGGTGGTGGGCGCGATTCTGACCCAAAATACCAACTGGAAGAATGTGGAGCGGGCCATCGCCAATCTCAAGGAGGCGGGCCTGCTTGCATTCTCCGCCATGCTGGCCCTGCCTCCCGATCTGCTGGCCGAATATATCCGGCCGGCCGGCTATTACCGGATCAAGGCCCAGCGCCTGCAGAATCTGCTGCACATGGTGGCTGAGGAATACGGGAGTCTGGAGGACTTCCTTGCCCTGCCGGTCGGGCCGCTCAGAGAACGGCTGCTTCAGGTCAGGGGTATTGGCCCGGAAACCGCCGATGCGATCACTCTGTACGCTGCGGAAAAGCCGGTCTTCGTGGTGGACGCCTACACCTTCCGCATTCTGCTGCGCCACAATCTCGTTGACGAAGACGCCGACTATGCGGGCATGCAGGAGCTGTTCATGGACAGCCTGCCGCCGGATACCAAGCTATACGGCGAATACCACGCCCTGTTGGTGCAGCTCGGCAAGCAGTTCTGCAAAAAGACAAAGCCCGACTGCGAGCACTGTCCACTCCGAGGGCTGTGA
- a CDS encoding 6-phosphofructokinase, whose translation MSERLVISTGGGDAPGLNAVIFAVVNAATRKGWEVYGSKYGYGGFLEKDELIRLTPDDVEGILSQGGTILGTTNKGNPFAKPVENLAGEIQIMDISDKIMRGFLRMGFSCHIAVGGDGSLEIAHRFAQKGMPVIGVPKTIDNDLEATDRTFGFDTAVSTATDAIDKLHSTAKSHDRVMVVEVMGRDSGWIALYSGIAGGADVILIPEIPFDMEAVCNKIAENELHEKHYSIVVVAEGARAEGQEVINKGKGEMGRSEMVLGGVGEWVAKEIRQRLGKDTRSLVLGHLQRGGSPTNFDRLLALRFGTAAVRLAEQQVYDHMVAWVPPNMTAVPIAEAIRKRKKVDLANDKVQTARDIGICMGDEYSAPLY comes from the coding sequence ATGAGCGAAAGGCTGGTTATCTCCACCGGCGGCGGAGACGCGCCCGGGCTGAATGCGGTTATCTTTGCGGTTGTCAATGCCGCCACCAGAAAGGGCTGGGAAGTCTACGGCAGCAAGTACGGTTATGGCGGCTTTCTGGAAAAGGACGAACTCATCCGTCTGACTCCGGACGATGTCGAGGGCATCCTCAGCCAGGGCGGCACCATTCTGGGCACCACCAACAAGGGCAATCCCTTTGCCAAGCCGGTGGAAAACCTGGCTGGCGAAATCCAGATCATGGACATCTCCGACAAGATCATGCGCGGCTTCCTGCGCATGGGTTTCTCCTGCCACATCGCGGTCGGCGGCGACGGCAGCCTGGAAATCGCCCACCGTTTCGCGCAGAAAGGCATGCCGGTCATCGGCGTGCCCAAAACCATCGACAACGATCTCGAAGCCACGGACCGCACCTTTGGCTTTGACACTGCCGTGTCCACGGCCACCGATGCCATCGACAAACTGCACTCCACAGCCAAGTCCCACGACCGGGTGATGGTGGTCGAGGTCATGGGCCGGGATTCGGGCTGGATCGCCCTGTACTCGGGCATTGCCGGCGGCGCGGACGTCATCCTCATCCCGGAAATCCCCTTTGACATGGAGGCGGTGTGCAACAAGATCGCGGAAAACGAGCTGCACGAAAAGCACTACTCCATCGTGGTGGTGGCAGAGGGGGCGCGTGCCGAAGGCCAGGAGGTCATCAACAAGGGCAAGGGCGAGATGGGCCGCTCCGAAATGGTGCTGGGCGGCGTGGGCGAATGGGTGGCCAAGGAAATCCGGCAGCGGCTGGGCAAGGACACCCGCTCGCTGGTCCTGGGCCATCTGCAGCGCGGCGGCTCACCCACCAATTTCGACCGACTCCTGGCCCTGCGCTTCGGCACCGCGGCGGTGCGGCTGGCCGAGCAGCAGGTCTATGATCACATGGTCGCCTGGGTGCCGCCCAACATGACCGCCGTACCCATCGCCGAGGCCATCAGAAAGCGCAAGAAGGTGGATCTGGCGAACGACAAGGTGCAGACCGCCCGCGATATCGGCATCTGCATGGGCGACGAATATTCCGCCCCGCTGTACTGA
- a CDS encoding MBL fold metallo-hydrolase: MQVSQLIVGPMAVCCYVASCERSGEAVVIDPGGDEERILDYVQGRQLRVRYIINTHCHPDHCCGNGPVRAATGASIVMHEADIAYAADPRVAGYFAMLGLPASPPADIAVVDGDTVSFGQETLTVLHTPGHSPGGICLYSAPHCFTGDTLFVNGVGRTDFPGCSYERLVESIGTKLFTLPEATIVWPGHAYGGTSSTIGREAANNPCL; encoded by the coding sequence ATGCAGGTCAGCCAGTTGATAGTCGGCCCGATGGCCGTGTGCTGCTATGTCGCGTCCTGCGAGCGGAGCGGCGAGGCAGTGGTGATCGATCCGGGCGGAGACGAGGAGCGGATTCTGGACTACGTGCAGGGCCGGCAGCTCAGGGTCCGCTACATCATCAACACCCATTGCCACCCGGATCACTGCTGCGGCAATGGGCCGGTCAGGGCGGCCACGGGCGCCAGCATCGTGATGCACGAGGCTGACATCGCCTATGCGGCCGATCCCCGGGTGGCGGGCTACTTCGCCATGCTGGGCCTGCCCGCTTCGCCGCCCGCAGACATTGCGGTAGTGGATGGCGACACCGTGTCCTTCGGCCAGGAAACGCTCACCGTACTGCACACCCCGGGCCACTCGCCAGGCGGCATCTGTCTCTACAGCGCGCCCCACTGTTTTACCGGCGACACGCTCTTTGTGAACGGGGTGGGGCGCACGGATTTTCCCGGTTGTTCCTACGAGAGGCTGGTGGAGAGCATCGGCACGAAGCTCTTCACGCTGCCCGAGGCAACCATTGTCTGGCCGGGCCATGCCTATGGCGGCACCAGCTCCACCATTGGCCGGGAGGCGGCGAACAATCCCTGTCTGTGA
- a CDS encoding sulfite exporter TauE/SafE family protein has translation MLISILLVCLLVGVLVGATGIGGILMPPALMLLGGVEAHQAMGTALASFLPLALVGIYRYAVQTKVLSWPQALPLCAGGLAGTGPGALLGAQVQSDYLVALLALLIIFCGVGAFRPPSASGHYAFWHTGRGIFLIGLVTGVLAGLTGAGGPVLTIPFMIVVGFAPLSAVALSFAYQVATSLSGTVGNALVGNILWALLLKVCLANITGTLLGLLIARHLPQLVLRRCIGALCCALGLFLILRTIL, from the coding sequence ATGTTGATTTCCATTCTGCTGGTCTGCCTGCTGGTGGGCGTGCTTGTCGGCGCGACCGGGATCGGCGGCATCCTTATGCCCCCCGCACTCATGCTGCTGGGGGGCGTTGAGGCCCACCAGGCCATGGGCACGGCGCTGGCCTCCTTTCTGCCGCTTGCACTCGTCGGCATCTATCGCTATGCCGTCCAGACCAAAGTCCTTTCCTGGCCCCAGGCCCTGCCCCTGTGCGCGGGAGGACTGGCCGGAACCGGCCCCGGCGCGCTTCTAGGCGCACAGGTGCAGAGCGATTATCTGGTGGCGCTTTTGGCGCTGCTGATCATCTTTTGCGGCGTCGGGGCCTTTCGGCCGCCTTCCGCGTCGGGGCACTACGCATTCTGGCATACTGGCCGGGGCATCTTTCTCATTGGCCTTGTCACCGGCGTGCTGGCCGGCCTCACGGGCGCGGGCGGCCCGGTTCTGACCATCCCCTTCATGATTGTGGTGGGCTTTGCCCCGCTTTCAGCGGTTGCGCTCAGCTTTGCCTATCAGGTGGCGACCAGTCTGTCCGGCACTGTGGGCAACGCGCTGGTCGGCAACATCCTGTGGGCTCTGCTTCTGAAGGTCTGTCTGGCAAATATCACGGGCACGCTGCTGGGGCTGCTCATTGCCAGGCATCTGCCCCAGTTGGTACTGCGCCGCTGTATCGGCGCACTGTGCTGCGCACTGGGCCTGTTTCTGATCCTGCGCACCATTTTGTAA
- a CDS encoding cytochrome C assembly family protein: protein MNSALFLLFLASLALYLLAAAASLVFFFGGKSEIRQKARQFFIAAFIVQALTFVARFCAFDYAPLTTPHETLSFFAWGVACCYLSSIWRFPVKNLGAFVSLLVLALMLVAAFAAKTPTVPTPALQSGWLPVHASLSLLSYSCFALAGLGGLMYLLQERTIKRKHFGLMYSRLPSLEVLDRLNHHCLTVGFPLLTLGMVTGSLWAKQVHGAYWIWNPTEVWSLVSWLLYAGLCHQRFTVGWRGRRAAWLSIAALVFAVFTFWGVSALFAGYHGQF from the coding sequence ATGAATTCGGCACTCTTTCTGCTCTTTCTGGCCAGTCTGGCCCTGTACCTGCTGGCTGCGGCCGCCTCTCTGGTTTTCTTCTTCGGCGGGAAATCCGAAATACGGCAAAAGGCACGCCAGTTCTTCATCGCAGCCTTTATCGTACAGGCACTCACCTTTGTGGCGCGCTTCTGCGCCTTCGATTACGCGCCTCTCACCACGCCCCACGAAACCCTGTCCTTCTTTGCCTGGGGAGTGGCCTGCTGCTACCTGAGCAGCATCTGGCGCTTTCCCGTGAAAAACCTGGGCGCCTTTGTGAGCCTGCTGGTGCTGGCGCTCATGCTGGTCGCGGCCTTTGCCGCCAAAACGCCCACAGTTCCAACGCCTGCCCTGCAATCGGGCTGGCTGCCGGTGCACGCCTCGCTCTCGCTGTTGTCCTACAGTTGTTTTGCGCTGGCCGGCCTGGGCGGGCTGATGTACCTCCTGCAGGAGCGCACCATCAAACGCAAGCATTTTGGCCTCATGTACAGCCGCCTGCCTTCGCTGGAAGTGCTCGACAGGCTGAACCACCACTGCCTGACCGTGGGTTTTCCGCTCCTGACCCTCGGCATGGTGACCGGCTCCCTCTGGGCCAAACAGGTGCATGGGGCCTACTGGATCTGGAACCCGACCGAAGTCTGGTCCCTGGTCTCGTGGCTGCTCTATGCCGGACTGTGCCACCAGCGCTTTACCGTTGGCTGGCGCGGCCGCCGGGCGGCCTGGCTCAGTATTGCGGCGCTGGTCTTCGCCGTCTTCACCTTCTGGGGCGTGTCCGCATTATTCGCCGGTTATCATGGCCAATTCTGA
- a CDS encoding IscA/HesB family protein has product MFAVTESAASNLTAYLTQNRITSPIRVALMQGGUSGPSLGLALDEPKDNDKVFEEGTLKFVVDEQLIAQVGAIKVDFIEAGYQSGFSISTEKPLPGAGGGCSSGSCGGSCG; this is encoded by the coding sequence ATGTTTGCAGTGACCGAGTCGGCGGCCAGCAATCTGACCGCGTATCTGACTCAGAACAGAATCACGTCCCCGATTCGGGTGGCGTTAATGCAGGGCGGCTGAAGCGGCCCCTCTTTGGGATTGGCTCTGGATGAGCCAAAGGACAATGACAAGGTTTTTGAGGAAGGTACGCTGAAGTTTGTGGTGGACGAGCAGCTCATCGCTCAGGTCGGGGCCATCAAGGTGGATTTCATCGAAGCGGGCTATCAGTCCGGCTTTTCCATTTCCACAGAAAAACCTCTGCCGGGTGCGGGCGGCGGCTGCAGTTCCGGGAGCTGCGGCGGTTCCTGCGGTTGA
- the hemA gene encoding glutamyl-tRNA reductase produces the protein MANSETIVLIGVNHKTAPLELREQLAFQEGYDPPLAALSRLQLLKEFYLLSTCNRVEMAFVCDDMLQARTGLLAALFAPKVSEAELAPHLYQYEGAAAVEHLFRVAASLDSMVVGEAQILGQIKAAYRAAARAGGTRLVLNRLLHKTFSVAKRVRTETRIGASAVSISYAAVELGRKIFGDLTGKKALLIGAGEMAELAAEHLLSHGVASVTVANRTLERAVALARRFNGRAVGLAEVPEQLALVDVIIGSTGAPDLLLYKEDVRKVMRGRRNRPLFFIDIAVPRDLDPAINELDNVYLYDIDDLQDVVKLNQEERRREAVKAERIIAEEVLKFGHWLENLASTPTILQLQAQVEAMVQLEVEKTAGRLNLRDEAERAAFRRMGQAIAGRLLANPLQYLKMDSKRTSLQDRIHIVRSIFALDELAPVPVEKKSE, from the coding sequence ATGGCCAATTCTGAAACCATTGTGCTGATCGGCGTCAATCACAAAACGGCGCCTCTGGAATTGCGCGAACAACTGGCCTTTCAAGAGGGCTATGATCCGCCGCTGGCCGCGCTGTCCAGGCTTCAGCTCCTGAAGGAATTCTACCTGCTTTCCACCTGCAATCGGGTGGAGATGGCCTTTGTCTGCGACGACATGCTCCAGGCGCGCACCGGGCTTTTGGCCGCACTCTTTGCGCCAAAGGTCAGCGAGGCGGAGCTGGCGCCGCATCTTTATCAGTACGAGGGGGCGGCCGCAGTGGAGCACCTGTTCCGGGTCGCGGCCAGTCTGGATTCCATGGTGGTGGGCGAGGCGCAGATTCTGGGGCAGATCAAGGCCGCCTACCGCGCGGCGGCCAGGGCAGGAGGCACGCGTCTGGTGCTGAACAGGCTGTTGCACAAGACCTTTTCCGTGGCCAAGCGTGTGCGCACCGAAACCCGAATCGGCGCCAGTGCGGTGTCCATCAGCTATGCGGCGGTGGAATTGGGCCGCAAGATCTTTGGCGACCTCACCGGCAAGAAGGCGCTGCTGATCGGCGCGGGTGAAATGGCGGAGCTGGCGGCCGAGCATCTCCTGAGCCACGGCGTGGCCTCGGTCACGGTGGCGAACCGCACGCTGGAGCGGGCGGTGGCGCTGGCCCGGCGTTTCAACGGCAGGGCCGTGGGGCTGGCCGAGGTGCCGGAGCAGCTTGCGCTGGTCGATGTCATCATCGGTTCCACCGGCGCGCCGGATCTGCTGCTGTATAAGGAAGACGTGCGCAAGGTCATGCGGGGCCGCCGCAACCGGCCCCTGTTTTTTATCGATATCGCTGTGCCGCGCGACCTGGATCCGGCCATCAATGAGCTCGACAATGTCTATCTCTACGACATTGACGACCTGCAGGACGTGGTGAAGCTGAACCAGGAGGAGCGGAGACGGGAGGCGGTCAAGGCAGAGCGCATCATTGCCGAGGAGGTGCTGAAGTTCGGCCACTGGCTGGAGAATCTGGCCTCCACGCCCACGATCCTGCAGTTGCAGGCCCAGGTGGAGGCCATGGTGCAGCTGGAGGTGGAAAAGACCGCGGGCCGCCTGAACTTGCGAGACGAGGCGGAGCGGGCTGCGTTCAGGCGCATGGGTCAGGCCATTGCCGGCCGCCTGCTCGCCAATCCCCTGCAGTACCTGAAAATGGACAGCAAACGGACCAGTCTGCAGGACCGCATTCATATCGTGCGGAGCATCTTCGCGCTGGACGAGCTGGCGCCGGTGCCGGTCGAAAAAAAATCAGAATGA